One part of the Salinivirga cyanobacteriivorans genome encodes these proteins:
- a CDS encoding four helix bundle protein, whose product MSYKKLDIWHLARENVNQIHEMTIQTLPKFELYETRSQIRRSSKSVKAIIVERYGRKEYKLEFIPFLTFSLASNYETSMFDH is encoded by the coding sequence ATGAGTTATAAAAAACTAGATATCTGGCATTTAGCAAGAGAGAATGTAAATCAAATTCATGAAATGACAATTCAAACCTTACCTAAGTTTGAATTGTATGAAACCAGATCTCAGATCAGAAGATCATCAAAGTCTGTAAAAGCTATCATTGTAGAACGATATGGAAGGAAAGAGTATAAATTGGAATTTATACCTTTTTTGACGTTTTCTTTAGCTTCAAATTATGAAACCTCCATGTTTGACCATTAA
- a CDS encoding TetR/AcrR family transcriptional regulator — protein MTEQQTEQKILNAARKLFMQKGMGATRMQEIADEAGINKALLHYYFRSKQKLFEHTFKEAFGHLQPRLQVLTNQDLPLEKRIRLFISEYLDVIEKNRFLPLFIMQEIQRDPGNLYAMMTSSGFDPRKLLPIFAQAIGKTEEEAFELILNTISLVVFPYVGQPLITHVFFHGDQKAYENLLEGRKERIADLIIKTLKNQ, from the coding sequence ATGACAGAGCAGCAAACAGAACAAAAAATATTGAATGCAGCACGGAAGCTTTTTATGCAAAAGGGTATGGGAGCCACACGTATGCAGGAAATTGCAGATGAGGCAGGAATTAATAAGGCTTTGCTTCATTATTATTTCCGTAGCAAACAAAAATTGTTCGAGCATACTTTTAAAGAAGCTTTCGGACATCTTCAACCAAGGTTGCAGGTACTCACAAATCAGGATCTTCCGCTCGAAAAACGTATTCGGCTATTCATCAGCGAGTATCTTGATGTAATTGAAAAGAATCGTTTTTTGCCTTTGTTTATCATGCAGGAGATTCAGCGCGATCCGGGTAATTTATACGCCATGATGACCTCCTCAGGATTCGATCCCCGGAAGTTGCTCCCAATTTTCGCTCAGGCAATTGGAAAAACCGAGGAGGAGGCTTTTGAATTAATTTTGAATACTATTTCTCTCGTCGTATTTCCCTATGTAGGTCAGCCTTTGATTACACATGTTTTTTTTCATGGAGACCAAAAGGCATATGAAAATTTACTCGAAGGCAGGAAAGAGCGAATAGCCGATCTGATAATCAAGACACTTAAGAACCAGTAA
- the argJ gene encoding bifunctional glutamate N-acetyltransferase/amino-acid acetyltransferase ArgJ, with product MEMIKNLTNVRGIKCWGAHTGIKSLRRDLAMIYSDVPASAAGVFTQNKVTAAPVDLTKKHIADGKAQAIVINAGNANAATGEQGRLGAEAMAEAMAEELKIDRELVLVSSTGLIGEPFPTEDIVKGIRENVSKLTTKSNAGSFTANAILTTDTYAKEGFVEFGVDGYEVNMGGIAKGSGMIHPNMATMLAFIVTDVAIEPKLLQKTVEEAADKSFNMITVDGDTSTNDMVLVMANGKAHNDMLKTKKDPGYSDFKKNLEEMMIHLAKQIVSDGEGASKFIEYEVVNASKVDEARTLIREISDSTLVKAAMFGRDPNWGRIIGAAGNAGIPFDYQKVDLYLGSDEKIVKVIEQGVPQEFDRNMMKKLLRESHLHIKLDLHQGKSAAKGWGTDLTTDYVMFNSVYTT from the coding sequence ATGGAAATGATTAAGAATTTAACCAATGTCAGAGGAATAAAATGCTGGGGTGCGCACACGGGAATTAAATCTTTGCGTCGTGACCTGGCCATGATCTATTCGGATGTACCGGCCAGTGCGGCAGGTGTATTTACACAAAACAAGGTAACAGCAGCACCTGTAGATCTTACTAAAAAACATATTGCTGACGGCAAAGCGCAGGCTATTGTAATTAATGCCGGTAATGCCAACGCAGCTACTGGCGAACAAGGTCGGCTGGGCGCTGAAGCTATGGCTGAAGCCATGGCCGAGGAGTTGAAAATTGACAGGGAACTCGTGCTTGTTTCCTCTACCGGGCTTATTGGCGAACCTTTCCCAACAGAAGATATCGTAAAAGGAATACGTGAGAATGTGAGTAAACTTACCACCAAATCCAATGCCGGATCATTTACCGCTAATGCAATTCTCACCACAGACACCTATGCAAAAGAGGGTTTTGTGGAGTTTGGTGTCGATGGTTATGAAGTGAACATGGGCGGAATTGCCAAGGGATCAGGAATGATTCACCCCAACATGGCTACAATGCTGGCTTTTATCGTAACCGATGTGGCAATAGAACCCAAATTATTGCAAAAAACGGTGGAAGAAGCAGCTGATAAATCATTTAACATGATTACCGTTGATGGAGATACCTCCACAAACGATATGGTGCTTGTGATGGCCAATGGCAAAGCACATAATGATATGCTAAAAACCAAAAAAGATCCGGGGTATTCAGATTTTAAAAAGAATTTGGAAGAAATGATGATTCACCTGGCCAAACAAATTGTGTCAGATGGCGAAGGTGCATCTAAGTTTATTGAGTATGAAGTTGTGAATGCTTCCAAGGTTGATGAAGCCAGAACTTTGATACGCGAAATTTCAGATTCAACACTTGTGAAAGCCGCCATGTTTGGTCGCGATCCCAATTGGGGCCGAATTATTGGAGCAGCAGGAAATGCAGGGATCCCCTTCGATTACCAAAAAGTAGATTTATACCTCGGTAGCGACGAGAAAATTGTGAAAGTAATTGAACAGGGCGTACCACAAGAATTTGATCGTAACATGATGAAAAAGTTGCTGCGCGAATCGCATTTACATATTAAGTTGGACCTGCATCAGGGCAAATCGGCAGCCAAGGGCTGGGGTACCGATCTCACGACCGATTATGTAATGTTTAATTCTGTTTATACGACATAG
- a CDS encoding HAD family hydrolase: MDQGICNGPRGFIFDLDGTLANSMPVHLAAWQAVGEQYGFEYTEEDLNRYAGMSGGEIVRIINEKQNLELDPDEITNQKEARFLENIHKVEPIRPVMRLLARYANQVPVSVGTGSFRRVALQILEAIGLSDSVELLVTADDVDKHKPDPDTFLKCAELMNVSPEECLVFEDAELGFQAAKNAGMQYIDVRKFY, encoded by the coding sequence ATGGATCAGGGAATTTGTAACGGACCACGCGGATTTATTTTTGATTTAGACGGAACACTGGCCAATAGCATGCCGGTGCATCTTGCCGCATGGCAGGCGGTTGGGGAACAGTATGGCTTTGAATACACGGAAGAAGATTTAAACCGATATGCCGGAATGTCGGGGGGGGAGATTGTTCGGATTATTAACGAAAAGCAAAACCTTGAATTAGACCCTGATGAAATAACCAACCAAAAAGAGGCCCGTTTTCTTGAAAATATTCATAAAGTTGAACCGATTAGGCCAGTAATGCGATTGCTTGCCCGGTATGCTAACCAGGTACCTGTATCTGTCGGAACAGGAAGTTTTCGCAGGGTAGCCCTGCAGATTTTGGAGGCAATAGGCCTGTCTGACAGTGTTGAGCTGCTAGTAACGGCCGATGATGTGGATAAGCATAAACCCGATCCCGATACCTTCCTGAAATGTGCCGAACTTATGAATGTCAGTCCCGAAGAGTGCCTTGTTTTCGAAGATGCTGAACTTGGTTTTCAGGCCGCAAAAAATGCTGGCATGCAATATATCGATGTCCGCAAGTTTTATTAA
- a CDS encoding HlyD family secretion protein yields the protein MKNINIPAVLILAFSLFVGCENDNAKSDAFGNFEADEILVAAKGQGELIDFKVREGHTYTKGAHVGTIDTTQLHLQKAQLRARMQSIKSQAANIEAQREVVKRELSVYEKNLRRIKALTEQKAATPQQLDEIEGKVNVATARLEAYRVQKQSVLQELNVLESQLASLDAQINDYRIINPINGIVLNHFKKPGETVMPGTGLFKIAPASSLILRVYVDGEMLHKVRKGDEVKVYTDVEGDKLYEDNGVVTWVANEAEFTPKVIQTRKERTKLVYAVKIKVKNKEGRYKIGMPAEVKF from the coding sequence ATGAAAAACATAAATATTCCAGCCGTCTTAATACTAGCATTTTCATTATTCGTCGGATGTGAAAATGATAACGCAAAATCTGATGCATTTGGCAACTTTGAAGCCGATGAGATATTGGTAGCTGCCAAAGGGCAGGGAGAACTTATAGATTTTAAAGTGAGAGAAGGTCACACTTACACTAAAGGAGCTCATGTGGGGACAATTGATACTACACAATTGCACCTGCAAAAGGCACAGCTTCGAGCCAGAATGCAATCTATAAAAAGTCAGGCTGCCAATATCGAAGCGCAAAGGGAGGTCGTAAAGAGAGAATTGTCTGTGTATGAGAAAAACCTCAGGCGTATAAAAGCCCTGACTGAGCAAAAGGCAGCCACACCCCAACAGCTCGATGAGATTGAAGGAAAAGTCAACGTGGCTACAGCACGTTTGGAGGCTTACAGGGTACAAAAGCAATCGGTATTACAGGAATTGAATGTGCTGGAAAGTCAATTGGCTTCTCTCGACGCTCAAATCAACGATTATCGCATCATCAATCCAATTAATGGAATTGTATTGAACCATTTCAAGAAGCCGGGAGAAACTGTAATGCCCGGAACAGGCCTTTTCAAAATAGCCCCGGCCAGCAGTCTGATCTTGCGTGTGTATGTGGACGGTGAAATGTTACACAAAGTTCGCAAAGGCGATGAGGTCAAAGTTTATACCGATGTAGAGGGCGACAAATTATACGAAGACAATGGTGTGGTGACCTGGGTGGCCAACGAAGCAGAGTTTACGCCCAAAGTAATACAAACCCGCAAGGAGCGGACTAAATTGGTCTATGCGGTCAAAATAAAAGTGAAAAACAAAGAGGGACGTTACAAAATTGGTATGCCTGCAGAAGTAAAGTTTTAA
- a CDS encoding TolC family protein, giving the protein MNLKTIILIMLLPVGLSAQKTISLEECWSNARKNMPVLQNLQALDQLDSLEQLILKTNYLPKLNANAQATWQSDVTSVEIPIPGFAIDEPSKDQYKATIEINQLIWDGGRTRALRQNQQIETALTKAETEEAFFSLKQRVASLYFALMLSQKQLELTQQLISTLDKKLKELDAAVTQGVVREAGKYVLQAEKLQAEQDLSDQKFQAKAVADMINVLTGLNIQYSDSLATPNARVPETVKRHQLTIYELQQDAAVSMAEVIQKNRMPVFNAFAQAGYGKPGLNMLKNEADSWLMAGASVSWNIFDWKKTNRQKQQLKLQRQMVDQSRDQFLQQVNIEQQKYLAEMEQYRAALAKDEEIIELRQKITKDFSSQLKQGTVTSSAYVEELFKEQSARISKEIHAIRLNQAQVSLQILLEE; this is encoded by the coding sequence ATGAATCTCAAAACCATTATCCTAATCATGCTTCTTCCAGTAGGTTTGTCAGCACAAAAAACCATTTCACTGGAAGAATGCTGGAGCAATGCACGGAAAAATATGCCTGTGCTGCAAAACCTGCAGGCATTGGATCAACTGGATAGTCTGGAACAGTTGATTTTGAAAACCAATTATTTACCCAAACTAAATGCCAATGCCCAGGCCACATGGCAATCGGATGTAACCAGCGTGGAAATTCCCATACCCGGGTTTGCTATAGATGAACCTTCGAAAGATCAATACAAAGCTACAATTGAAATTAACCAACTCATTTGGGATGGCGGTCGCACCAGGGCATTGCGACAAAACCAACAAATAGAGACTGCTCTTACAAAAGCGGAAACAGAAGAGGCTTTTTTTTCTTTAAAGCAACGTGTAGCCAGTTTGTATTTTGCGCTTATGCTTTCGCAAAAACAATTGGAGCTCACCCAGCAATTAATCAGCACACTGGACAAAAAACTAAAAGAGTTGGATGCAGCCGTAACGCAGGGTGTGGTGCGTGAAGCAGGGAAATATGTGCTTCAGGCCGAAAAGCTCCAGGCAGAGCAGGATCTTTCAGACCAAAAATTCCAGGCAAAGGCTGTGGCTGACATGATAAATGTGCTCACAGGTTTGAATATTCAGTATTCCGATTCTCTGGCAACACCCAATGCCCGGGTACCGGAGACTGTAAAGCGGCATCAGCTAACTATTTATGAGCTGCAGCAAGATGCTGCGGTAAGTATGGCTGAAGTTATACAAAAGAACCGGATGCCGGTATTTAACGCCTTTGCACAGGCAGGATACGGTAAACCCGGGCTCAATATGCTCAAAAATGAGGCAGATAGCTGGCTCATGGCCGGTGCAAGTGTTTCGTGGAACATATTCGATTGGAAAAAGACCAACCGGCAAAAGCAGCAACTCAAATTGCAGCGCCAGATGGTGGATCAAAGTCGAGATCAGTTTCTGCAGCAAGTGAATATTGAACAGCAAAAATATTTGGCTGAAATGGAGCAGTATCGTGCAGCACTTGCAAAAGACGAAGAGATCATCGAGCTGCGCCAAAAAATCACCAAGGACTTTAGTTCACAGCTTAAACAGGGTACAGTTACTTCATCTGCTTATGTCGAAGAGCTTTTCAAGGAACAATCGGCTCGCATAAGTAAAGAAATTCATGCTATAAGGCTGAACCAGGCACAGGTATCACTGCAGATTTTACTTGAGGAATAA
- the argC gene encoding N-acetyl-gamma-glutamyl-phosphate reductase yields MTKKKVAIIGATGYTGSELVRILVNHPEVEITMITSETYAGKNITDVHPFLQGIADFKLHSVEDIDDANADLVFLALPHGVSMDFVKRFQNKPFKIVDLSGDFRLQTPEVYEEWYQKAHSFSQGFSLAKFGLPELFSEEIKQSNLVANPGCFPTGAILGAAPLLVGDYIEASPLIVDSKTGVTGAGIKSKPVNLYSNVNDNFKAYGLKKHRHTIEIQEVLGAAAGNDIAVQFTPHLLPIDRGILSTIYAKPKKSITDNDLQEIYSKFYAAKPFVRLRNQVPATKDVRGSNFCDIYTTYDDRTGMIIVISAIDNLVKGAAGQAVHNMNLMLGLDESAGLNLVPVQP; encoded by the coding sequence ATGACTAAAAAGAAAGTTGCCATAATTGGCGCTACAGGATATACCGGATCAGAATTGGTAAGAATTCTTGTAAATCATCCGGAAGTAGAAATTACCATGATCACTTCTGAAACCTATGCCGGTAAAAACATAACCGATGTGCACCCGTTTTTACAGGGTATTGCAGATTTTAAACTTCATTCGGTCGAGGATATTGATGACGCCAATGCCGATCTTGTATTTCTTGCATTGCCACATGGCGTATCAATGGATTTTGTGAAACGGTTTCAGAATAAACCATTTAAGATTGTTGACCTTTCAGGTGACTTCAGATTGCAAACACCTGAAGTTTATGAAGAATGGTATCAGAAAGCACACTCGTTTTCACAAGGCTTTTCATTGGCTAAATTTGGATTGCCGGAATTGTTTTCAGAGGAAATTAAGCAGAGTAATCTGGTAGCCAATCCCGGTTGCTTTCCCACAGGAGCAATTCTTGGAGCTGCACCTTTATTAGTAGGCGACTACATTGAAGCTTCACCTTTAATAGTCGACTCAAAAACCGGGGTGACCGGGGCCGGAATTAAATCAAAACCTGTGAATTTGTATTCTAATGTGAATGACAATTTTAAAGCCTATGGATTAAAAAAGCACAGACATACCATTGAAATTCAGGAAGTATTGGGTGCTGCAGCCGGAAATGATATTGCCGTGCAGTTTACACCACACCTTTTGCCTATAGATCGTGGAATTTTATCCACCATCTATGCAAAACCTAAAAAGTCAATTACAGATAATGATTTGCAGGAGATTTACAGTAAGTTTTATGCTGCCAAACCTTTCGTTAGATTGCGAAACCAGGTGCCCGCAACAAAAGATGTAAGGGGTAGTAACTTTTGCGATATTTACACAACATATGATGATCGCACCGGAATGATTATAGTGATAAGTGCGATCGATAACCTCGTGAAAGGCGCAGCAGGCCAGGCCGTGCACAATATGAACCTTATGTTGGGTCTGGATGAGAGCGCAGGTCTGAATTTAGTGCCTGTACAACCATAA